One Pseudomonas entomophila genomic window carries:
- a CDS encoding L-cystine transporter, whose translation MNLPLSLNLLAFLALLLGLAQTRRTDWSLAKKVLLGLVLGVVFGLALHTVYGAGNPVLKATLAWLDLVGNGYVGLLQMIVMPLIFASILSAVARLHNASSLGRISVLSIGTLLLTTAIAALIGIALTNLFGLSAEGLVAGAQESARLQAINSDYAGKVADLNIPQLLLSFVPTNPVGDLARAKPTSIISVVIFAVFLGLAALQLIKDDKDKGQRALSAIDVLQAWVMRLVRLVMKLTPYGVLALMTKVVASSNLEDILKLGSFVVVSYIGLGLMFVVHGVILALTGVSPLRFFRKVWPVLTFAFTSRSSAASIPLNIEAQTLRLGVPQSIASFSASFGATIGQNGCAGLYPAMLAVMVAPAVGIDTFDPLWIATLVAIVTLSSAGVAGVGGGATFAALIVLPAMGLPVELVALLISVEPLIDMGRTALNVNGSMTAGVVTSQLLKQTDQQVLGGDEHAELNHS comes from the coding sequence ATGAACCTGCCGCTGTCACTCAACCTGCTGGCGTTCCTGGCCCTGTTGCTGGGCCTGGCGCAAACCCGCCGCACCGACTGGAGCCTGGCCAAGAAAGTGCTGCTGGGCCTGGTGCTGGGCGTGGTGTTCGGCCTGGCCCTGCACACGGTCTACGGTGCCGGCAACCCAGTACTGAAAGCCACCCTGGCCTGGCTCGACCTGGTCGGCAACGGCTATGTCGGCTTGCTGCAGATGATCGTCATGCCGCTGATCTTCGCCTCGATCCTCAGCGCCGTGGCCCGCCTGCACAACGCCTCCTCGCTGGGCCGCATCAGCGTGCTGAGCATCGGCACCTTGCTGCTGACCACCGCCATCGCCGCGCTGATCGGTATCGCCCTGACCAACCTGTTCGGCCTGAGCGCCGAGGGGCTGGTGGCCGGCGCCCAGGAAAGCGCCCGCCTGCAAGCCATCAACAGCGACTACGCGGGCAAGGTCGCCGACCTCAACATCCCGCAGCTGCTGCTGTCGTTCGTGCCGACCAACCCGGTGGGCGACCTGGCCCGGGCCAAGCCGACCTCGATCATCAGCGTGGTGATCTTCGCCGTGTTCCTGGGCCTGGCGGCCTTGCAACTGATCAAGGACGACAAGGACAAGGGCCAGCGCGCACTGTCGGCCATCGACGTGCTGCAGGCCTGGGTGATGCGCCTGGTGCGCCTGGTGATGAAGCTCACCCCCTATGGCGTGCTGGCATTGATGACCAAGGTGGTCGCCAGCTCCAACCTCGAGGACATCCTCAAGCTGGGCAGCTTCGTGGTGGTGTCGTACATCGGCCTGGGCCTGATGTTCGTGGTCCACGGGGTGATCCTGGCGCTGACCGGCGTCAGCCCGCTGCGCTTCTTCCGCAAGGTGTGGCCGGTGCTGACCTTCGCCTTCACCAGCCGCTCCAGCGCCGCCAGCATCCCGCTGAACATCGAGGCGCAGACCCTGCGCCTGGGCGTGCCGCAGTCGATCGCCAGCTTCAGCGCCTCGTTCGGCGCGACCATCGGCCAGAACGGCTGCGCCGGCCTGTACCCGGCGATGCTCGCGGTGATGGTCGCCCCGGCGGTGGGCATCGATACCTTCGACCCGCTGTGGATCGCCACCCTGGTAGCCATCGTCACCCTGAGCTCGGCCGGTGTGGCCGGGGTGGGCGGCGGCGCGACCTTCGCCGCGTTGATCGTGCTGCCGGCCATGGGCCTGCCGGTCGAGCTGGTGGCCTTGCTGATCTCGGTGGAGCCGCTGATCGACATGGGCCGCACGGCGTTGAACGTGAACGGCTCGATGACCGCGGGCGTGGTCACCAGCCAGTTGCTCAAGCAGACCGACCAGCAGGTGCTGGGCGGGGACGAGCATGCCGAGTTGAACCATTCCTGA
- a CDS encoding dihydrofolate reductase — protein sequence MNTSLPLSLIAALAENRVIGIDNSMPWHLPGDFKYFKATTLGKPIIMGRKTWDSLGRPLPGRLNIVVSRQPGLELAGAEVFASLEAALVRAEQWAREQGVDELMLIGGAQLYGQALEKGLVSRMYLTRVELSPEGDAWFPEFDKEQWQLSSSAPQAEEGKPVYHFEVWDRG from the coding sequence ATGAATACATCACTCCCCCTCAGCCTGATCGCGGCGCTCGCCGAGAACCGTGTGATCGGCATCGACAACTCCATGCCCTGGCACCTGCCGGGGGATTTCAAGTACTTCAAGGCCACCACCCTGGGCAAGCCGATCATCATGGGGCGCAAGACCTGGGACTCGCTGGGGCGGCCACTGCCGGGGCGGTTGAATATCGTCGTCAGCCGCCAGCCTGGCCTGGAGCTGGCCGGTGCCGAGGTGTTCGCTTCGCTGGAAGCGGCGCTGGTGCGCGCCGAACAGTGGGCGCGGGAACAGGGTGTCGATGAGCTGATGCTGATCGGTGGTGCGCAGTTGTATGGGCAGGCGCTGGAGAAGGGGCTGGTGAGCCGGATGTACCTGACCCGGGTCGAGTTGTCGCCAGAGGGGGATGCCTGGTTCCCCGAGTTCGACAAAGAACAGTGGCAATTGTCGTCCAGCGCGCCACAGGCTGAAGAGGGCAAGCCGGTCTATCACTTCGAGGTCTGGGACAGGGGCTGA
- a CDS encoding phosphonate degradation HD-domain oxygenase, translated as MHIRSMPVPTPEQIIRATFALYERHGSADYIGEAITQLEHMSQAAQLAMAEGYDDEVVLAAFFHDIGHLCEGEDMGGYGVVSHERIGAEYLRRCGFGERMARLVQYHVEAKRYLTLRQPGYYERLSEASRRTLAYQGGVMSDAEADAFEKDPLFAVSLRMREWDEMAKEVEVPVMDLAVLKDKALALLQTFD; from the coding sequence ATGCACATCAGGAGCATGCCAGTGCCTACCCCCGAGCAGATCATCCGGGCCACCTTCGCCCTCTATGAACGCCACGGCAGCGCCGACTACATCGGCGAGGCCATCACCCAGCTCGAGCACATGTCCCAGGCCGCGCAGTTGGCCATGGCCGAGGGCTACGACGATGAAGTGGTCCTCGCCGCCTTCTTCCACGACATCGGCCACCTCTGCGAAGGCGAGGACATGGGCGGTTACGGCGTGGTCAGCCATGAGCGCATCGGTGCCGAATACCTGCGTCGCTGCGGTTTTGGCGAGCGCATGGCGCGGCTGGTGCAATACCACGTCGAGGCCAAGCGCTACCTCACCCTGCGCCAGCCGGGGTACTACGAGCGGTTGAGCGAGGCGAGCCGGCGTACGCTGGCGTACCAAGGCGGGGTGATGAGCGACGCCGAGGCCGATGCGTTCGAGAAGGATCCGTTGTTTGCCGTCAGCTTGCGCATGCGTGAATGGGACGAGATGGCCAAGGAGGTTGAGGTGCCGGTGATGGATCTCGCAGTGTTGAAAGACAAAGCTTTGGCCTTGCTTCAGACGTTCGATTGA
- a CDS encoding GTPase/DUF3482 domain-containing protein, which translates to MTEPLKLAVVGHTNVGKTSLLRTLTRDVGFGEVSHRPSTTRHVEGARLSVDGEPLLELYDTPGLEDAIALLDYLERLERPGERLDGPARLERFLLGSEARQRFEQEAKVLRQLLASNAGLYVIDAREPVLAKYRDELEVLAGCGKPLLPVLNFVASSQHREPEWREALARLGLHALVRFDSVAPPEDGERRLYESLALLLEDARPALQRLIDDQQAQRLARQHSAKRLIAELLLDCAACRRSVETEPAAEARAIEALRQDVRQREQRCVEALLKLYAFRREDAQAGDLPLLDGRWGDDLFNPETLKLLGVRLGSGVAAGAAAGAGVDLLVGGLTLGAAALAGAIAGGALQTARNYGSRLMGKLKGQRELTVDDTVLRLLALRQQQLMVALESRGHAAQDSIRLPGPDEKAWREGKLPEALSKARAHPQWSTLNPQAKMNQAQRQHQLEVLSAQL; encoded by the coding sequence ATGACTGAGCCACTGAAACTGGCCGTGGTCGGCCACACCAACGTCGGCAAGACTTCGCTGCTGCGCACCCTGACCCGCGACGTGGGCTTTGGCGAGGTCTCCCACCGCCCCAGCACCACACGCCATGTCGAGGGTGCTCGGCTTTCGGTCGATGGCGAGCCGTTGCTGGAGCTGTACGACACCCCTGGCCTGGAAGACGCCATTGCCCTGCTCGACTATCTGGAGCGTCTGGAACGCCCGGGCGAACGCCTGGACGGCCCGGCCCGCCTGGAGCGCTTCCTCCTGGGCAGCGAGGCGCGCCAGCGCTTCGAGCAGGAAGCCAAGGTGCTGCGCCAGTTGCTGGCGAGCAATGCCGGCCTGTATGTGATCGACGCGCGCGAACCGGTGCTGGCCAAGTACCGCGACGAGCTGGAAGTGCTGGCCGGCTGCGGCAAGCCACTGCTGCCGGTGCTCAACTTCGTCGCCAGCAGCCAGCACCGCGAGCCGGAATGGCGCGAAGCCCTTGCCCGGCTTGGGCTTCACGCGTTGGTGCGGTTCGACAGCGTGGCCCCACCCGAAGACGGCGAGCGTCGCCTGTACGAAAGTCTCGCCCTGCTGCTGGAAGACGCCCGCCCCGCCCTGCAACGGCTGATCGACGACCAGCAGGCCCAGCGCCTGGCCCGCCAGCACAGCGCCAAGCGCCTGATCGCCGAGTTGTTGTTGGACTGCGCCGCCTGCCGGCGCAGCGTCGAGACCGAGCCTGCCGCCGAGGCGCGGGCCATCGAAGCCCTGCGCCAAGACGTACGCCAGCGCGAGCAGCGCTGTGTCGAGGCGCTGCTCAAGCTCTACGCTTTCCGCCGCGAGGACGCCCAGGCCGGTGATCTGCCGTTGCTGGATGGGCGCTGGGGCGATGATCTGTTCAATCCCGAAACCTTGAAACTGCTGGGGGTGCGCCTGGGCAGCGGGGTGGCGGCCGGAGCAGCGGCCGGCGCCGGGGTGGACCTGCTGGTCGGCGGCCTGACCCTGGGTGCCGCAGCCCTGGCGGGCGCCATCGCCGGGGGGGCGCTGCAGACCGCGCGCAACTACGGCTCACGCTTGATGGGCAAGCTCAAGGGGCAGCGCGAGTTGACGGTGGACGACACAGTGCTGCGCCTGCTGGCGCTGCGTCAGCAGCAGTTGATGGTGGCGCTGGAAAGCCGAGGGCACGCGGCGCAGGACAGCATTCGCCTGCCCGGACCAGATGAGAAAGCCTGGCGGGAAGGCAAGCTGCCGGAGGCGTTGAGCAAGGCACGGGCACATCCACAATGGTCGACGCTCAACCCTCAGGCCAAGATGAATCAGGCGCAGCGGCAACACCAGTTGGAAGTACTCAGCGCACAACTTTGA
- a CDS encoding DUF2868 domain-containing protein, with the protein MEDLVTAPTPLDKRWLTEAVRLREEHAGPLEDQEANRRARQQGGDLAVRIETRALWLAERDGMATALRHWKQGARLALLALMLLAMFSGAGLGLAALGDGQRPVNVFWALGSLLGLNLLLLLGWALGFFFGGEQGAALGRFWLWLSERLARDAQAAQLAPALLVLLQRQRLNRWLLGVLVHGLWLLAMGAALGMLLALLATRRYGFVWETTLLAAEPFIALTQALGALPSLLGFSVPDEAMIRASGATLPSLDLARQAWAGWLLGVVLVYGLLPRLALAALCLWRWRQGRERLSLDLNLPGYAQLRDALMPRSERIGVQDAAPDALPRFEAGQLESGSSGALLVGLELDDQRPWPPALPKAVTDAGVLDSRESRNKLLEQLSRFPPARLAIACDPRRSPDRGSLALLAELARNAGATRIWLLQAQPGQALDAARLGDWHEALDRLGLPHADTSPLTWLEHGHD; encoded by the coding sequence ATGGAAGACCTCGTGACCGCACCGACTCCACTCGACAAACGCTGGCTCACCGAAGCGGTGCGCCTGCGCGAAGAGCACGCCGGCCCCCTGGAGGACCAGGAAGCCAACCGCCGCGCCCGCCAGCAGGGCGGCGACCTGGCGGTACGCATCGAAACCCGCGCCCTGTGGCTGGCCGAACGCGACGGCATGGCCACCGCGCTGCGCCACTGGAAGCAGGGCGCGCGCCTGGCCCTGCTGGCGTTGATGCTGCTGGCCATGTTCAGCGGCGCCGGGCTGGGCCTGGCGGCCCTGGGCGATGGGCAACGTCCGGTGAACGTGTTCTGGGCCTTGGGCAGCCTGCTCGGGCTCAACCTTTTGCTGCTGCTTGGCTGGGCCCTGGGTTTCTTCTTCGGCGGCGAACAAGGTGCCGCCTTGGGGCGGTTTTGGCTGTGGCTCAGCGAACGCTTGGCCCGCGACGCCCAGGCCGCGCAACTGGCCCCGGCACTGCTGGTGCTGCTGCAACGCCAACGCCTGAACCGCTGGCTGCTTGGCGTGCTGGTGCATGGCCTGTGGCTGCTGGCGATGGGTGCGGCACTGGGGATGTTGCTGGCCCTGCTGGCGACCCGGCGCTACGGCTTCGTCTGGGAAACCACGCTGCTCGCCGCCGAGCCCTTCATCGCCCTCACCCAGGCCCTGGGCGCCCTGCCCTCGCTGCTGGGCTTCAGCGTGCCGGACGAGGCGATGATTCGCGCCAGCGGCGCCACCCTGCCGAGCCTGGACCTGGCTCGCCAAGCGTGGGCCGGCTGGCTGCTTGGCGTGGTGCTGGTCTACGGCCTGCTGCCGCGCCTGGCATTGGCTGCGCTGTGCCTGTGGCGCTGGCGCCAGGGCCGCGAGCGCCTGTCACTCGACCTCAACCTGCCCGGCTACGCCCAGTTGCGCGACGCCCTGATGCCCCGCAGCGAGCGCATCGGCGTGCAGGATGCCGCCCCCGATGCGTTGCCGCGCTTCGAGGCCGGCCAACTGGAAAGCGGCAGCAGCGGCGCCTTGCTGGTCGGCCTGGAGCTGGATGATCAGCGCCCCTGGCCGCCGGCCCTGCCCAAGGCCGTGACCGATGCCGGCGTGCTCGACAGCCGCGAATCACGCAACAAGCTGCTCGAACAGCTCAGCCGCTTCCCGCCCGCCCGCCTGGCCATCGCCTGCGACCCTCGCCGCTCGCCGGACCGTGGCAGCCTGGCGCTGCTCGCCGAGCTGGCGCGCAATGCCGGCGCCACGCGCATCTGGCTGCTTCAGGCGCAACCCGGCCAGGCGCTGGACGCCGCACGGCTGGGCGACTGGCACGAAGCACTCGACCGCCTGGGCCTGCCCCACGCCGACACCTCGCCGCTGACCTGGCTGGAGCATGGCCATGACTGA